DNA from Verrucomicrobiota bacterium:
AAGAAGAAGGAAAAACAGGACGCGGAGAAGTAGGACGCGCGTGCAGGCCGTTAAATCGGTTAAATGGTTAAATGGTTAAATCGTTCCATCCCTGCCTCGTCGAAGCAGTGCAACCATCGCCCGATTCAACTCATTTAACTGATTTAACTTTTTTAACTGATCCCACGACCGATGTCTGCCCCGTGACCCTGGCGGAACAAAAGGATGTGAGTCCGGAACAGCTCGCCGAACGGTGCCAGACGGGCTGCCGGGCTTCGTTTGAGAAACTGGTCGAACAGTTCGAGAGCCAGATCTTCAATTTCCTCCTGCGGCTCACCGGCAACCGCCACGACGCGGAGGATTTGACACAAGATACCTTCGTGAAAGCGTATCAGAACATCCACCGCTACCAACCGGCCTACGCCTTCGCGGCGTGGCTTTTCACCATCGCCAAACGGACTGCGTTCAGCCATTTCCGCGCCGCCAAACCGATGGAGGAGATTCGCAGCGACCTCCAGACCGATTCGCACGATCCCTCCACCGCGCTGGAGAAACAAGACGACAGCCGTTCGCTCTGGGAATTAGCCAAAAAGTTGAAACCGAAACAACACGAGGCGCTCTGGCTGCGGTATGGCGAAGGATTCTCTATCGCCGAAGTGGCGCGGATTATGAAGA
Protein-coding regions in this window:
- a CDS encoding RNA polymerase sigma factor; this translates as MVKSFHPCLVEAVQPSPDSTHLTDLTFLTDPTTDVCPVTLAEQKDVSPEQLAERCQTGCRASFEKLVEQFESQIFNFLLRLTGNRHDAEDLTQDTFVKAYQNIHRYQPAYAFAAWLFTIAKRTAFSHFRAAKPMEEIRSDLQTDSHDPSTALEKQDDSRSLWELAKKLKPKQHEALWLRYGEGFSIAEVARIMKTNQIHVKVLLHRARTALAARLQRDRDQSL